The following are encoded together in the Adhaeribacter arboris genome:
- a CDS encoding aminotransferase class I/II-fold pyridoxal phosphate-dependent enzyme, with product MDLFDKLLANRGPLGSHSHYAHGYFTFPKLEGEISPRMQFRGKPVLTWSLNNYLGLANHPEVRKADAVAAAEWGMAYPMGARIMSGNSNLHEQLEAELADFVMKPDALLLNYGYQGVVSIIDALVNRHDVIVYDAESHACIIDGVRLHQGKRFVYAHNNMENLEKQLQRASRLSSETGGAILVITEGVFGMSGNLGNLPAIIALKEKYKFRLFVDDAHGFGTQGKTGAGTGEHFGAQDGIDVYFSTFAKSMASIGAFVAGPEQVIEYLRYNMRSQIFAKSLPMPIVVGALKRLELLRSKPELKDKLWEITNALQNGLREKGFNIGTTQSCVTPVILKGQIPDATQLTLDLRENYSIFCSIVVYPVVPKDVIMLRLIPTAAHTLEDVNETIEAFERISEKLDKGLYSKSAIAV from the coding sequence GTGGATTTATTTGACAAACTGTTAGCCAACCGAGGACCATTAGGCAGCCATTCGCATTACGCACACGGTTATTTTACCTTTCCTAAATTAGAGGGCGAAATATCTCCCCGAATGCAATTTCGGGGAAAACCGGTGCTTACCTGGAGTTTGAATAATTATTTAGGATTAGCCAATCATCCGGAAGTTCGCAAGGCTGATGCCGTTGCAGCCGCTGAATGGGGCATGGCTTACCCAATGGGAGCCCGGATTATGTCAGGTAATTCCAATTTACACGAACAGTTGGAAGCCGAATTAGCCGATTTTGTGATGAAGCCGGATGCTTTGTTGCTTAATTATGGTTATCAGGGAGTAGTATCGATTATTGATGCTTTGGTGAATCGGCACGATGTTATTGTTTACGATGCCGAGTCGCACGCCTGTATTATTGATGGTGTACGATTGCACCAGGGTAAACGGTTTGTTTACGCGCACAACAACATGGAGAACCTGGAGAAGCAATTGCAACGGGCTTCCCGGCTATCCAGCGAAACCGGAGGAGCTATTCTGGTTATTACCGAAGGAGTATTTGGCATGTCTGGTAATTTAGGGAACCTGCCCGCTATTATAGCGTTAAAAGAAAAATACAAATTCCGCTTATTCGTGGATGATGCGCATGGCTTTGGTACGCAGGGTAAAACGGGCGCGGGTACCGGGGAACATTTTGGAGCTCAGGACGGAATAGACGTTTACTTTTCTACCTTCGCTAAATCTATGGCCAGTATTGGCGCTTTTGTAGCGGGACCGGAGCAGGTGATAGAATACTTACGCTATAACATGCGTTCGCAAATTTTTGCGAAATCATTGCCCATGCCCATAGTAGTAGGGGCGCTAAAAAGATTAGAATTATTGCGTAGTAAGCCGGAGTTAAAAGATAAACTCTGGGAAATTACGAATGCTTTGCAAAACGGTTTACGCGAAAAAGGATTTAACATTGGTACTACTCAATCCTGCGTTACACCGGTTATTTTAAAAGGACAAATTCCTGATGCCACCCAACTTACTTTAGATTTACGTGAAAATTACAGTATTTTCTGCTCCATTGTCGTTTATCCGGTGGTGCCAAAGGATGTAATTATGCTGCGTTTAATTCCAACAGCGGCTCATACTTTAGAAGATGTAAACGAAACAATTGAGGCTTTTGAGCGCATTTCGGAGAAGTTAGATAAAGGTTTGTACTCCAAATCAGCTATTGCGGTCTAA
- a CDS encoding tetratricopeptide repeat protein → MKKLQTLLITFAFLGTASLAEAQHTQVFSHADHYYQEGLELFDREKYGAAQQAFAQYVSLIGDNTKTIDAQYYYALSGLYLMHANAEKLILDFAANYPAHPKASVAYLELGKFYFNKKDYDKSIEYLEKSPSASLDEKQLREAEFKLAYSYFAQKQFDKAKVLFDRNKTGDHNYVYASNYYAGYLAYRNGDYASAKKDLQVAEQNEAYKQIVPYMLTEIYYKEGNTNEVISYGERVLQQQPEPQNADEIRILVGDGYYKKNNYKKALTYFTDYAKGKKKLDHTVAYKLGYANYKTNNYKNAIQYFQPVASQKEVLGQNAAYHLGLSYLKEENKQFALAAFDQARRVNFDLPVTESATLKYAQLNYENGNFNEAINALGEFRKKFPQSKLLSEADDILSESYLNTSNYGDAVRHIESLNNRSARINETYQRVTYFQAVQLFNDGRFQEALAALNKSLEHKYNSEIRAASFFLKGEAQSIAQLWEDAIASYGAVFKSSNASKTDYYVKSRYGIGYAYYNTQQYDKALPHFKTYISDAGAQANASNINDATIRLADCYYIQKNYSQALTLYDKAIEQKATDADFAFFQKGVIYGLQGKREQAIESLRTLVANYPRSQYADEAAYQRALIDFEAGNYAPSITGFSNLIDTRPDSRLLPNALHKRGVAYSNVNKPNEALADFKRILNDYPSSKVAQSALYSLQEVLASTNKSEEFDAYLARFKAANPQSGALESVEFEAAKSLYLSGKYEPAIPRLEAYLKSYAASPYAPEARYFLADAYLKNNDKEAALTTFKEVIAESKSEYLSRAIYRAAELEFENKNYPEAITYYNRLNKIATSKKDQSNALMGLMRSYFLTNDYANTGKIADELIAQGNASLNAYNSALLYKGKASYAAGNLDQALTELSSTVGSATDANGAEAQYLVGEIHYKQKKYKESLSDLFKVSSNYSAYEYWLGKSFILIADNYIATNELFQAKATLNSVIENSPNQEIVEEAKAKLAALEPGANTSLKKEDSTKTNLTNVLTDSIK, encoded by the coding sequence ATGAAAAAACTCCAAACTTTACTAATAACCTTTGCTTTTTTAGGAACGGCATCCTTGGCGGAAGCTCAGCATACGCAGGTATTTTCCCACGCCGATCACTACTACCAGGAAGGGTTGGAACTGTTCGATCGGGAAAAGTATGGCGCGGCTCAGCAAGCTTTTGCGCAGTACGTAAGTCTTATTGGTGATAATACCAAAACTATTGACGCCCAGTACTATTATGCCTTAAGTGGCTTGTACTTAATGCATGCCAACGCCGAAAAATTAATTTTAGATTTTGCGGCCAATTACCCGGCTCATCCGAAAGCTTCGGTTGCTTATCTGGAGTTAGGTAAATTTTATTTTAATAAAAAAGATTACGATAAATCCATTGAATATTTAGAAAAATCTCCTTCCGCCAGCTTAGACGAAAAGCAATTGCGCGAAGCAGAATTTAAGTTAGCTTACTCTTATTTTGCCCAAAAACAATTTGATAAAGCAAAGGTACTTTTCGACCGCAATAAGACCGGGGATCATAACTACGTGTATGCCTCTAATTATTACGCCGGCTACTTAGCCTACCGGAACGGCGATTATGCCAGCGCCAAAAAAGATTTACAAGTTGCTGAGCAAAACGAAGCTTATAAGCAGATTGTACCTTATATGCTTACCGAGATTTATTATAAAGAAGGCAATACCAATGAGGTAATCTCCTACGGCGAACGCGTTCTCCAACAACAGCCCGAACCTCAAAATGCCGATGAAATTAGAATTTTAGTGGGCGATGGGTATTATAAGAAAAACAATTACAAAAAAGCCCTAACGTATTTTACCGATTACGCCAAAGGAAAAAAGAAACTAGACCATACGGTAGCGTATAAATTAGGCTACGCTAATTACAAGACCAATAATTATAAAAATGCGATTCAGTATTTTCAGCCGGTAGCCTCGCAGAAAGAAGTTTTAGGGCAAAATGCTGCTTATCACTTAGGTTTAAGCTATTTGAAAGAAGAAAATAAGCAATTTGCCCTGGCGGCCTTCGACCAGGCACGCCGGGTAAACTTCGACTTGCCGGTAACCGAATCGGCTACCCTTAAATACGCTCAGCTGAATTACGAAAATGGTAATTTTAACGAAGCCATAAACGCTTTAGGTGAATTCCGGAAGAAATTTCCGCAATCAAAGTTACTATCCGAAGCCGATGATATTTTAAGTGAATCGTATTTAAACACGAGTAATTACGGCGATGCTGTCCGGCACATTGAGTCTTTAAATAACCGTTCGGCGCGCATTAACGAAACGTACCAGCGGGTTACCTATTTTCAGGCGGTGCAATTATTCAACGATGGCCGTTTTCAGGAAGCTTTGGCTGCCCTGAATAAATCTCTGGAACATAAATACAACAGCGAAATCCGGGCGGCCAGCTTTTTCTTAAAAGGCGAAGCCCAATCCATTGCGCAACTCTGGGAGGATGCCATTGCGAGTTACGGAGCGGTTTTCAAAAGTTCTAATGCTTCTAAAACCGATTATTATGTTAAATCCCGTTATGGGATTGGATACGCGTATTACAATACTCAGCAATACGATAAAGCACTGCCGCATTTTAAAACCTACATCAGCGATGCCGGAGCGCAAGCCAATGCCTCTAACATTAACGATGCTACCATCCGATTAGCCGATTGTTATTATATCCAGAAGAACTACAGCCAAGCTTTAACTTTGTACGATAAAGCAATTGAACAAAAAGCCACTGATGCTGATTTTGCATTTTTTCAAAAAGGCGTTATTTATGGTCTCCAGGGTAAGCGGGAGCAAGCCATAGAAAGTTTACGTACATTAGTTGCTAATTATCCCCGTTCGCAATACGCCGACGAAGCGGCTTACCAAAGAGCTTTAATAGATTTTGAAGCCGGAAATTACGCACCTTCTATAACTGGTTTTTCCAACCTGATTGATACCCGGCCGGATAGCCGCTTATTACCAAACGCCTTGCACAAAAGAGGAGTGGCTTACTCCAACGTAAATAAACCTAACGAGGCTTTGGCGGATTTTAAACGCATATTAAACGATTATCCTTCTTCTAAAGTAGCCCAAAGTGCCTTGTATAGTTTGCAGGAAGTCCTAGCTTCTACGAATAAGAGCGAAGAGTTTGATGCCTATTTAGCCCGGTTTAAAGCCGCCAACCCGCAGAGTGGCGCCTTGGAAAGCGTGGAATTTGAAGCAGCTAAATCGTTGTACTTAAGTGGAAAATATGAACCGGCCATCCCACGTCTTGAAGCTTATTTAAAATCGTATGCAGCCAGTCCCTACGCGCCGGAGGCCCGCTATTTTTTAGCCGATGCATATTTAAAAAATAATGATAAAGAAGCGGCTTTAACTACTTTCAAAGAGGTTATTGCCGAAAGCAAATCCGAATACCTAAGCCGGGCTATATACCGGGCGGCAGAATTAGAATTTGAAAATAAAAATTATCCCGAGGCTATCACTTATTATAATCGTTTGAACAAAATCGCGACGAGTAAAAAAGATCAGTCCAATGCTTTAATGGGTTTAATGCGAAGTTATTTCTTAACGAATGATTATGCCAATACAGGTAAAATTGCCGATGAATTAATCGCCCAGGGCAATGCTTCTCTTAACGCCTACAATTCAGCCCTTCTTTACAAAGGTAAAGCTTCTTATGCGGCCGGAAATTTGGACCAAGCCTTAACGGAATTATCTTCTACGGTTGGTTCGGCTACCGATGCGAATGGAGCCGAAGCGCAGTATTTAGTGGGTGAAATCCATTATAAGCAAAAGAAGTATAAAGAGTCTTTGAGTGATTTATTTAAAGTAAGCAGTAATTATTCGGCGTACGAATATTGGCTGGGTAAATCTTTTATTTTAATTGCCGATAATTATATTGCTACGAATGAATTATTCCAGGCCAAAGCTACCCTTAACTCAGTTATTGAAAACTCACCTAACCAGGAGATTGTAGAAGAAGCCAAAGCTAAATTAGCGGCTTTAGAACCTGGTGCCAATACCAGCCTGAAGAAAGAAGATTCAACAAAAACTAATTTGACTAACGTTCTGACGGATTCTATTAAATAA
- the accC gene encoding acetyl-CoA carboxylase biotin carboxylase subunit, protein MKKINKILVANRGEIALRVMRSARELGIQTVAIYSEADRTALHVQYADEAVCVGEAKSSESYLRGNKIIQVCRELHVDAVHPGYGFLSENAAFAQAVQDAGIIFIGPTPAAIELMGNKLAAKAAVARYAIPMVPGTEEAISDIEAAKKIVQEVGFPILIKASAGGGGKGMRVVSELASFEQQMQLAVSEATSAFGDGAVFIEKYISSPRHIEIQVLGDTQGNIVHLFERECSIQRRHQKVMEEAPSSVLTPALRAEMGQCAVNVAKACEYVGAGTVEFLLDENNRFYFLEMNTRLQVEHPVTEQITGLDLVKEQIKIAEGQPLSYKQEDLKIYGHALELRVYAEDPQNNFLPDIGNLTTYKRPQGLGVRVDDGFEQGMDIPIHYDPMIAKLVTFGANREEAITKMLRAIDEYQITGVENTLAFGKYVLEHPAFVSGNFDTKFIERYFTAEDLQASANRVAEQVAAVLAAWLYDTAKPKAMATTNNSSVVSSNWKKNRTR, encoded by the coding sequence ATGAAGAAAATAAATAAAATATTAGTTGCAAACCGAGGCGAAATAGCATTACGCGTTATGCGCTCGGCCCGCGAATTAGGTATACAAACCGTAGCTATCTATAGTGAAGCTGACCGGACTGCTTTACACGTGCAATACGCCGACGAAGCCGTTTGTGTAGGAGAAGCAAAATCATCCGAATCGTACTTACGAGGGAATAAAATTATTCAAGTTTGCCGCGAATTGCACGTTGATGCCGTTCATCCAGGTTATGGTTTTTTATCGGAAAATGCAGCTTTTGCGCAAGCGGTTCAGGATGCGGGTATTATTTTTATTGGCCCTACTCCGGCTGCTATTGAGTTAATGGGAAATAAACTAGCCGCCAAAGCAGCCGTAGCGCGATATGCTATTCCCATGGTTCCCGGCACGGAAGAAGCTATTTCCGATATAGAAGCAGCCAAGAAAATTGTTCAGGAAGTTGGGTTTCCCATTTTGATTAAAGCCAGTGCGGGTGGCGGTGGTAAAGGTATGCGGGTAGTCTCGGAACTAGCCAGCTTTGAACAACAAATGCAACTGGCGGTAAGCGAAGCTACTTCTGCCTTCGGTGATGGTGCCGTGTTTATTGAAAAATATATTAGTTCGCCGAGACATATTGAAATCCAGGTTTTAGGTGATACACAAGGCAATATTGTGCACTTATTTGAACGGGAATGTTCTATTCAGCGCCGGCACCAAAAAGTAATGGAAGAAGCACCTTCTAGTGTTCTAACACCAGCCTTACGCGCGGAAATGGGTCAATGTGCCGTTAATGTGGCGAAAGCCTGTGAGTACGTAGGAGCTGGAACGGTGGAGTTTTTGTTAGATGAAAATAACCGCTTTTACTTCCTGGAAATGAATACCCGTTTGCAAGTAGAACATCCGGTTACGGAGCAAATTACGGGTTTAGATCTGGTGAAAGAACAAATTAAGATTGCGGAAGGGCAACCGCTCTCTTATAAACAGGAAGATTTAAAAATATACGGTCATGCCCTGGAATTGCGGGTTTACGCCGAAGATCCCCAGAATAATTTTTTACCCGATATTGGAAATTTAACAACTTATAAACGGCCGCAAGGTTTAGGAGTGCGCGTAGACGATGGCTTTGAACAAGGTATGGACATTCCCATCCATTACGATCCTATGATTGCCAAACTAGTTACCTTCGGCGCTAACCGAGAAGAGGCTATTACCAAAATGCTGCGGGCCATTGACGAATACCAGATTACAGGTGTGGAGAATACTTTAGCTTTTGGCAAATACGTGTTAGAGCACCCGGCTTTTGTTTCGGGCAATTTTGACACTAAATTTATTGAACGCTATTTTACCGCCGAGGATTTGCAAGCTTCAGCTAACCGTGTTGCCGAACAAGTAGCGGCTGTGTTAGCTGCTTGGCTGTACGACACGGCTAAACCAAAAGCTATGGCAACCACGAACAACTCTTCTGTAGTAAGCTCTAATTGGAAAAAGAATCGTACACGTTAA
- the holA gene encoding DNA polymerase III subunit delta: MTAEEILQKLKNKQFAPVYFLQGEEPYFIDLIANYIEQNALAESEKGFNQVILYGKDVDISTILLQAKRYPMMSERSVVIVKEAQSIVDIDRESGMKQLEAYLQHPLPSTILVFCYKLKVLDGRKSLAKTVNKHAVLLTTKKLYENQVPTWINGYVKSKQLQIQPKATLLLSEYIGADISRLANEIDKLALNLKPEQTIDERMVQENVGISKEYNIFELQTALIQGNVLKANRIIQYFEANPKNNPIIPNLTLLFSFFTKLLCLHASPDKSEAAISKSLGNRSFLVKEYIQALRTFNYYRTTQIIHYIRLADLQSKGIEGGNMTDGEIMQELVFKILHPVPEEVLV, translated from the coding sequence ATGACGGCCGAAGAAATACTACAGAAGTTAAAAAATAAGCAGTTCGCCCCTGTTTATTTTTTGCAAGGCGAGGAGCCTTACTTTATTGATTTAATCGCGAATTACATTGAGCAAAACGCTTTAGCGGAAAGTGAAAAAGGTTTTAATCAAGTAATCTTGTACGGTAAAGACGTAGATATTAGTACCATTCTGCTGCAAGCCAAACGTTATCCCATGATGTCGGAGCGATCCGTGGTAATTGTGAAAGAAGCTCAATCCATTGTAGATATTGACCGGGAATCTGGCATGAAACAACTCGAAGCCTATCTCCAACATCCTTTGCCTTCTACTATTCTGGTGTTTTGTTACAAACTGAAGGTGTTGGATGGCCGTAAATCGCTGGCAAAGACGGTAAACAAACACGCTGTACTACTTACTACTAAAAAGTTGTATGAAAACCAGGTGCCCACTTGGATTAACGGCTACGTAAAATCCAAACAATTACAAATACAACCTAAAGCCACTCTACTATTAAGCGAATACATTGGGGCAGATATTTCGCGGCTAGCCAATGAAATCGATAAACTAGCTTTAAATTTAAAACCCGAGCAAACTATTGACGAACGGATGGTGCAGGAAAATGTAGGTATTAGTAAAGAATACAATATTTTTGAACTGCAAACCGCCCTTATTCAAGGTAATGTTTTAAAAGCCAATCGTATTATTCAGTATTTTGAGGCTAATCCTAAAAACAACCCCATTATTCCTAATTTAACTTTACTCTTTTCTTTTTTTACTAAATTACTTTGTTTGCACGCTTCTCCCGATAAATCAGAAGCGGCCATTAGCAAAAGTTTGGGCAACCGCAGCTTTCTGGTAAAAGAATATATACAAGCCTTACGTACTTTTAATTATTATCGCACGACTCAAATTATCCATTACATTCGGTTAGCGGATTTACAAAGTAAAGGCATTGAAGGAGGCAACATGACCGACGGAGAAATTATGCAGGAGTTGGTTTTTAAAATTTTACATCCGGTGCCGGAAGAAGTACTCGTTTAA
- the trxB gene encoding thioredoxin-disulfide reductase yields the protein MEEKVKLLIIGSGPAGYTAAIYAARAGLNPIMYQGLQPGGQLTITNDVENYPGYPQGINGPQMMEDFRIQAERFGTDIRYGIATDVDFSGQPHKVVIDDSKTILADAVILATGASAKWLGIESEARLNGSGVSACAVCDGFFYRGQDVAIVGAGDTACEEATYLANLCSKVYMIVRKSEMRASLIMQERVKRTPNIELIYNSVTDEILGEHTVEGVRIKNAVTGEHQVLDVKGFFVAIGHQPNSEIFKKYINHDANGYLKTVPGTSQTNVDGVFACGDVQDYVYRQAVTAAGSGCMAALDAERYLVANELH from the coding sequence ATGGAAGAAAAAGTAAAATTATTAATTATAGGTTCTGGTCCGGCTGGTTACACGGCCGCCATTTATGCCGCTCGGGCAGGTTTAAATCCAATTATGTATCAAGGTTTACAGCCTGGTGGGCAGCTTACTATTACTAACGATGTAGAAAATTACCCGGGTTACCCTCAAGGAATAAACGGTCCGCAAATGATGGAAGATTTCCGGATACAAGCCGAACGGTTTGGTACCGATATCCGCTATGGTATTGCCACGGACGTAGATTTTTCCGGACAGCCGCATAAAGTAGTTATTGATGATTCTAAAACGATCTTGGCTGATGCCGTTATTCTGGCTACCGGAGCTTCGGCTAAGTGGCTGGGAATAGAATCAGAAGCGCGTTTAAATGGCAGTGGGGTTTCGGCTTGCGCGGTGTGCGATGGCTTTTTTTACCGCGGCCAGGATGTAGCTATTGTGGGCGCTGGTGATACTGCTTGCGAAGAGGCCACTTACCTGGCCAATTTATGCTCGAAGGTGTATATGATTGTGCGGAAAAGCGAAATGCGGGCTTCCCTGATTATGCAGGAACGGGTAAAAAGAACACCCAATATTGAGTTAATTTATAATTCGGTAACCGATGAGATTTTAGGCGAGCACACCGTAGAAGGAGTTCGAATCAAAAATGCTGTTACCGGTGAACACCAGGTTTTAGATGTAAAAGGTTTTTTTGTGGCTATTGGGCACCAACCTAATTCCGAAATTTTCAAAAAGTATATAAACCACGATGCTAATGGCTATCTGAAAACGGTTCCGGGCACTTCGCAAACCAATGTAGACGGGGTATTTGCCTGCGGCGATGTGCAGGATTACGTATATCGGCAAGCAGTTACTGCAGCTGGTTCTGGCTGTATGGCAGCTTTGGATGCAGAGCGCTACCTGGTAGCAAATGAATTACATTAA
- the bshB1 gene encoding bacillithiol biosynthesis deacetylase BshB1: MKLDILAFSSHPDDIELSCAGTLIAHVQAGKKVGIVDLTKGELGTRGTPEIREAEATAATSLMGLHARENLGFADGFFRNDREHQLEVVKMIRRYQPEIVIANAITDRHPDHGRGSILVSESCFLAGLKQIQTEGNNTTQMAWRPKAVYHYIQDRLLVPDFVVDITPYWDLKLQAIKAFKSQFYDPNSVEPNTYISNPDFLNFIEARSRDMGHLIGTTFGEGFTKERHLGIRNLFDLI; this comes from the coding sequence ATGAAATTAGATATTCTTGCTTTTTCCTCTCATCCGGATGATATTGAATTATCGTGTGCCGGAACCCTTATTGCCCACGTACAAGCCGGGAAAAAAGTAGGTATTGTTGACCTGACCAAAGGAGAATTAGGAACCCGGGGAACTCCCGAAATCAGGGAAGCCGAAGCAACTGCTGCTACTTCTTTAATGGGCTTACACGCAAGAGAAAATTTAGGTTTTGCCGATGGCTTTTTTCGGAATGACCGGGAACACCAGCTAGAAGTAGTGAAAATGATACGGCGTTACCAACCCGAAATTGTCATTGCCAATGCTATTACCGACCGGCATCCGGATCATGGTCGCGGAAGTATTTTAGTATCGGAATCTTGTTTTTTAGCGGGCTTGAAACAAATTCAAACCGAGGGAAATAATACAACGCAAATGGCCTGGCGCCCTAAAGCGGTTTATCATTACATTCAGGATCGTTTGTTGGTACCTGATTTTGTAGTGGATATTACTCCTTATTGGGATTTAAAATTACAAGCCATCAAAGCTTTTAAGTCCCAATTTTATGATCCTAATAGTGTCGAACCCAATACGTATATATCTAATCCGGATTTTTTAAATTTTATCGAAGCGCGCAGCCGCGATATGGGTCATTTAATTGGTACTACTTTCGGTGAAGGTTTTACTAAAGAACGACACCTTGGAATACGAAATTTGTTTGATTTAATTTAA
- a CDS encoding M23 family metallopeptidase, translating to MFSKKIAFIYYLTLVFLLLGVSESWAQTPKKKSKDFFKIKTPKIQYVKPDTATLIEYQEFPDDKSEASKSIFSPAKRLSIVSEDTTTLDLGEKSIVEMSEEVLIDSSWIKIAGYYAIWDTRSVNPYRMDGRQIKEAVPIKLVDEARNRLSKMPLESTPITSDFGFRGYRWHYGTDLDLDTGDSVLAAFDGVVRIAAWDGGGYGNYVVVRHYNGLETLYGHMSKTLVNVGQFVKAGQLLGKGGSTGRSTGPHLHYEVRYQGNPIDPERLYDFPAYRLLQNDFVITASLFNYYNSVKKHRARRTVYHTVRRGEVLGTIARRYGISVSQLARLNHISARTTIRAGRRLRVK from the coding sequence ATGTTTTCAAAAAAAATTGCATTTATATATTATCTAACACTAGTCTTTCTTTTGTTGGGCGTTAGCGAAAGCTGGGCACAAACGCCAAAGAAAAAATCGAAAGATTTCTTTAAAATTAAAACTCCAAAAATTCAGTATGTAAAACCGGATACCGCTACTTTAATTGAGTATCAGGAATTTCCAGACGATAAATCCGAAGCTAGTAAATCTATATTCAGTCCGGCCAAAAGATTGTCCATTGTAAGCGAAGATACCACTACCTTAGATCTGGGAGAAAAAAGCATCGTGGAAATGTCGGAGGAAGTTTTAATTGATTCTTCCTGGATTAAAATTGCGGGTTATTACGCTATTTGGGATACCCGAAGTGTAAACCCTTACCGGATGGATGGCCGCCAGATTAAAGAAGCTGTGCCGATCAAGTTGGTTGATGAAGCGCGTAATCGATTAAGTAAGATGCCTCTTGAAAGCACACCTATTACTTCTGATTTTGGTTTTCGGGGATATCGGTGGCATTACGGTACTGATCTGGACCTAGATACCGGTGATTCGGTTTTAGCAGCTTTTGATGGAGTGGTGCGGATTGCCGCCTGGGATGGAGGGGGTTACGGGAATTACGTAGTAGTAAGGCATTATAATGGTTTAGAAACTTTGTACGGCCATATGAGTAAAACCCTGGTGAATGTAGGTCAGTTTGTAAAAGCTGGTCAACTTTTAGGTAAAGGTGGAAGTACCGGGCGCAGTACCGGACCGCATTTGCATTATGAAGTACGTTACCAAGGTAATCCTATTGATCCGGAACGCTTATATGATTTTCCGGCATATCGCTTGCTGCAAAACGATTTTGTAATAACGGCTTCTTTATTTAATTACTATAATTCGGTAAAAAAACATAGAGCGCGGCGAACAGTTTACCATACCGTCCGACGTGGCGAAGTGTTAGGTACTATTGCTCGCCGGTACGGAATCTCCGTGTCGCAGCTTGCGCGGCTAAATCATATATCTGCCCGAACTACTATTCGAGCTGGCCGAAGGCTGCGGGTAAAATAA
- the tyrS gene encoding tyrosine--tRNA ligase, whose protein sequence is MNLVQELKWRGMFHDAMPGTEEQLTKEMTTGYVGFDPTAASLHIGNLATIMLLVHLQRCGHKPIALVGGATGMIGDPSGKSAERNLLSEETLRQNQEGIRTQLEKFLDFNCGTNSAEMVNNYDWFKEFNFLGFLRDVGKHLTVNYMMKKESVQKRIQVEEEGEGRVEGLSFTEFSYQLLQGYDYYHLYKHKNVRLQMGASDQWGNITTGTELIRRMDGGKAYALVGKLVTKSDGTKFGKSESGNIWLDPNLTSPYRFYQFWLNLADEEAKKLIKVYTLLPKEEIEAFILQHDEAPHLRTLQKALAKEVTTRVHSEEDYLAAVQASEVLFGKNDISALRALSEDLLLAVFEGVPIIKVTKQAYQAAGSVVEFLADTTHFQIFESRGEAKRMLQNGGVSINREKIAASITDVNFELLQDKYLVIQKGKKNYYLVAVE, encoded by the coding sequence ATGAATCTGGTACAAGAATTAAAATGGCGCGGCATGTTTCACGATGCGATGCCGGGCACCGAAGAACAACTTACCAAAGAAATGACCACTGGTTACGTTGGTTTTGATCCTACGGCGGCCTCCCTGCATATTGGTAATTTAGCCACCATCATGTTGCTAGTACATTTACAGCGTTGTGGTCATAAACCTATTGCTTTAGTTGGTGGTGCCACTGGCATGATTGGCGATCCTTCGGGTAAGTCGGCGGAACGCAATCTACTCTCCGAAGAAACGTTACGCCAAAACCAGGAAGGAATCCGGACACAGTTAGAAAAATTCTTGGATTTCAACTGCGGAACTAACTCCGCCGAAATGGTAAACAATTACGACTGGTTTAAAGAATTTAATTTTTTAGGTTTTCTGCGGGATGTAGGCAAACACCTGACGGTAAACTACATGATGAAAAAAGAATCGGTGCAAAAACGTATCCAGGTAGAGGAAGAAGGAGAAGGTCGGGTAGAAGGTTTGTCTTTCACGGAGTTTTCTTACCAGTTATTACAAGGCTATGATTATTACCATTTGTATAAACACAAAAATGTACGGCTACAAATGGGTGCCTCCGACCAATGGGGAAATATTACCACCGGTACCGAATTAATCCGGCGAATGGATGGTGGAAAAGCGTATGCCTTGGTGGGTAAATTGGTTACCAAATCGGATGGCACCAAATTTGGCAAATCCGAGAGTGGTAATATATGGCTGGATCCAAATTTAACTTCCCCTTACCGGTTCTATCAGTTTTGGCTGAACCTGGCGGATGAGGAAGCCAAAAAGTTGATTAAAGTATACACGCTACTACCCAAAGAAGAAATTGAGGCTTTCATTCTTCAGCACGACGAAGCCCCTCATTTGCGTACTTTGCAGAAAGCACTAGCTAAAGAAGTAACTACCCGCGTGCATTCCGAAGAAGATTATTTGGCCGCGGTTCAGGCTTCCGAAGTTTTATTTGGGAAAAATGATATTAGTGCCTTACGTGCCTTATCCGAGGACTTGCTTTTGGCAGTATTCGAAGGGGTCCCCATTATCAAGGTAACCAAACAAGCTTATCAAGCGGCAGGTTCCGTAGTGGAATTCTTAGCCGATACTACCCACTTCCAAATTTTTGAATCGCGTGGTGAGGCAAAGCGCATGTTACAGAATGGTGGCGTAAGTATAAACCGGGAGAAAATAGCGGCATCTATTACAGATGTGAATTTTGAACTTCTCCAAGACAAGTATTTAGTTATCCAGAAAGGAAAGAAAAATTATTACTTAGTAGCGGTAGAATAG